One genomic segment of Gossypium arboreum isolate Shixiya-1 chromosome 3, ASM2569848v2, whole genome shotgun sequence includes these proteins:
- the LOC108454252 gene encoding uncharacterized protein LOC108454252: MGIFTRSTVSRKPNESMRLIVTTFVGVVFGFLIGLSFPKLSLTKFNISSGILTTIDIKYTEYTNSVPSGSTPLQHPIDNNRSSANATSKKIWVPSNPRGAERLPPGIVKAESDLYLRRLWGKPNEDLTSTPKYLVTFTVGYNQRKNIDAAVKKFSGNFTILLFHYDGQTTEWDEFEWSKQAIHVSVRRQTKWWYAKRFLHPDIVAPYDYIFIWDEDLGVEHFNAEEYIKLVRKHGLEVSQPGLEPNKGLTWQMTKRRGDREVHKETEEKPGWCNHPHVPPCAAFVEIMAPVFSRDAWRCVWHMIQNDLVHGWGLDFALRKCVEPAHEKIGVVDAQWIVHQSVPSLGNQGESQNGKAPWQGVRERCKREWTIFQTRFSRAEKSYYKAINSTSH; encoded by the exons ATGGGGATCTTTACACGCAG TACGGTTAGTAGAAAGCCAAATGAGAGCATGAGGCTTATTGTGACAACATTTGTTGGAGTAGTTTTTGGCTTCTTAATTGGATTATCTTTCCCAAAATTGTCATTAACAAAG TTCAATATATCATCTGGCATTCTTACGACCATTGATATCAAATACACTGAATATACCAACTCAGTCCCCTCAGGCTCAACTCCTTTGCAGCATCCGATTGATAATAATAGAAGCTCTGCTAATGCCACATCAAAGAAG ATTTGGGTCCCATCAAATCCTCGAGGTGCGGAAAGACTACCACCTGGAATTGTTAAAGCTGAATCAGACTTATACTTACGCAGATTGTGGGGCAAGCCGAATGAG GACTTGACCAGCACTCCAAAGTATCTTGTCACATTTACTGTTGGCTATAATCAACGAAAGAATATTGATGCTGCAGTTAAAAAG TTTTCAGGGAATTTTACCATCCTTCTCTTTCATTACGATGGTCAAACAACTGAATGGGATGAGTTTGAGTGGTCAAAGCAGGCAATACATGTGAGTGTTCGGAGGCAGACTAAATG GTGGTATGCCAAGAGGTTTTTGCACCCTGATATCGTGGCTCCATATGACTACATATTCATCTGGGATGAGGACTTGGGGGTTGAGCATTTCAATGCAGAAGA ATACATCAAACTGGTGAGGAAGCACGGACTAGAGGTTTCACAGCCTGGTTTGGAACCGAATAAAGGGTTAACCTGGCAAATGACAAAAAGGAGAGGAGATCGTGAAGTTCACAA GGAAACAGAGGAGAAACCGGGTTGGTGCAATCATCCACATGTTCCTCCTTGTGCAGC GTTTGTGGAGATAATGGCTCCTGTTTTCTCACGTGACGCATGGCGGTGTGTATGGCATATGATTCAG AATGACTTAGTCCATGGTTGGGGTCTTGATTTTGCCCTCAGAAAATGTGTAGAG CCGGCCCATGAGAAGATCGGTGTTGTAGATGCTCAGTGGATTGTTCATCAATCTGTTCCCTCTCTTGGGAACCAG GGAGAGTCACAAAACGGGAAGGCGCCATGGCAAGGG GTAAGGGAGA
- the LOC108454196 gene encoding chloroplast sensor kinase, chloroplastic encodes MAGLVVPPMLLSATTSQLPLSPPNSSTNQTLPRAPLYHLSSSLPKPPLKHLNLNSTSLHHVSAPTLPDDDESPQAQPAMVSSASAVSAAIRKASTSPVDFTQRIEKNDHRNHKLIMPTPDFQRLCLEQLDLFRRIVDHDAVLSVYVRPAGSYVMDQLELRRVTSYPGVEAADILFLVGNFTVPAGLRAAEAALSSQQMEVVGEHRAVVFPMVKQPFVVGFLVAELPGMEKVPQGSGSGDMVRFPTPEEAYALSSPSPGLGMKKSWEIQSLENEAMRQNDIFTVDESSNAINISRTLAVAYVMDQKAILLQQSTWQNNVRMGALVEQIRGPLSSIRTLSKMLSTHVKEHEISHDIVEDILVQGDCISGTLQELQDAVYLTKANIMRYNEGSLKKMRNSTHSHPESPRSQLSDDFSRDRSGNRSETSGLLLSLSTTDKDLEMPMPPLALAPLQEHGIRKSCNISDVLTDLVDAARPLAHKQQRMVELSELSQPLQVAIEEPALRQALSNLIEGALLRTQVGGKVEIVSTSAPAGGALLVIDDDGPDMHYMTQMHSLTPFGAELFSENMIEDNMTWNFVAGLTVAREILESYGCVVRVISPRTTDAALGAGGTRVELWLPSFAALSDINNLSQEA; translated from the exons ATGGCAGGCTTGGTGGTTCCACCAATGCTTCTCTCTGCAACAACATCCCAACTCCCTCTTTCCCCGCCTAACTCCTCCACCAACCAAACCCTTCCACGTGCCCCCCTCTACCACCTCTCCTCCTCTCTTCCCAAACCCCCTCTCAAACACCTCAACCTCAACTCCACCTCCCTCCACCACGTCTCCGCCCCCACCCTCCCCGACGACGATGAATCCCCCCAAGCCCAACCCGCCATGGTCTCCTCCGCCTCTGCCGTCTCCGCTGCCATCCGTAAAGCCTCCACCTCCCCCGTCGACTTCACTCAAAGAATCGAGAAAAACGACCACCGCAACCACAAATTAATCATGCCTACCCCAGACTTCCAGCGCCTCTGCCTCGAACAACTCGACCTCTTTCGCCGTATCGTTGACCACGACGCTGTTCTCTCCGTTTATGTCAGGCCTGCCGGTAGTTACGTCATGGACCAGCTGGAGTTACGTCGGGTTACCTCGTATCCGGGAGTCGAAGCCGCCGACATTTTGTTTTTAGTCGGAAACTTCACTGTCCCCGCAGGACTGCGTGCCGCTGAAGCGGCGCTGTCAAGTCAACAAATGGAGGTTGTGGGGGAGCATAGAGCGGTGGTATTTCCTATGGTGAAGCAGCCGTTCGTGGTGGGCTTCTTGGTGGCGGAGCTCCCGGGGATGGAGAAGGTGCCGCAGGGGAGTGGAAGTGGGGACATGGTTCGTTTTCCGACTCCTGAGGAGGCTTACGCGTTGTCTTCTCCTTCTCCAGGACTGGGTATGAAAAAATCGTGGGAAATTCAGTCTCTTGAGAATGAAGCCATGAGGCAAAATGACATCTTTACTGTTGACGAGAGTTCCAATGCCATCAATATATCTCGAACTTTAGCAGTGGCTTATGTTATGGATCAG AAAGCTATTTTATTACAGCAATCGACATGGCAAAACAATGTCAGAATGGGTGCTCTGGTTGAGCAG ATTCGCGGTCCTCTTTCCAGCATTAGGACGTTAAGTAAAATGCTATCCACTCATGTCAAAGAACATGAG ATTTCTCACGACATTGTTGAAGACATATTGGTGCAAGGTGACTGTATCAGCGGCACCCTTCAAGAGCTACAAGATGCTGTTTACTTGACAAAG GCTAATATAATGCGCTACAATGAAGGATCCTTGAAAAAGATGCGTAATTCAACTCATTCGCACCCTGAGTCGCCAAGATCTCAATTATCAGATGATTTCTCCAGGGATAGGTCTGGCAATAGGTCAGAAACCTCTGGATTACTACTATCCCTAAGTACCACAGATAAGGATTTAGAGATGCCAATGCCACCTCTGGCTCTTGCTCCATTACAAGAACACGGAATCAG GAAGTCCTGCAATATTTCTGATGTACTCACTGATTTAGTTGATGCCGCGAGACCTCTTGCACATAAGCAGCAGCGCATGGTGGAATTAAGTGAACTTTCGCAGCCTTTGCAAGTGGCTATAGAAGAACCTGCTTTGCGCCAAGCCCTGAGCAATTTGATAGAGGGTGCATTGTTACGTACTCAGGTTGGGGGGAAGGTTGAAATTGTTTCTACTAGTGCACCAGCAGGTGGTGCTCTACTAGTAATTGACGACGACGGTCCAGATATGCACTATATG ACACAGATGCATTCCCTCACACCATTTGGTGCCGAACTCTTTTCGGAGAACATGATTGAAGACAACATGACATGGAACTTTGTTGCTGGGCTGACTGTAGCACGAGAAATACTTGAAAGTTATGGGTGTGTTGTCCGTGTGATATCACCTCGGACCACGGATGCTGCTCTGGGAGCAGGTGGAACTCGTGTAGAACTATGGCTTCCTTCTTTTGCTGCATTATCCGACATAAACAACCTTAGTCAAGAGGCATAA